One window of the Mycoplasmopsis anatis genome contains the following:
- the rplS gene encoding 50S ribosomal protein L19, with the protein MQNRLLQLVEEPQLRTDLPQFQTGDNVKVHVRIREGEKIRIQIFEGLVISKKESGTRETFTVRKISYGIGVERTFPLHSPLIAAIEVVRSNKTRRQKLYYMRNRSGKSARLKEINR; encoded by the coding sequence ATGCAAAATAGATTATTACAGTTAGTTGAAGAACCACAATTACGTACTGACTTACCACAATTTCAAACTGGTGATAATGTTAAAGTTCATGTTCGTATTCGTGAAGGAGAAAAAATTCGTATTCAAATTTTCGAAGGTTTAGTTATTTCTAAGAAGGAATCAGGAACAAGAGAAACATTTACAGTTAGAAAAATTTCTTACGGAATCGGTGTTGAAAGAACTTTTCCACTACATTCACCACTTATTGCCGCTATTGAAGTAGTTCGGTCAAATAAAACAAGAAGACAAAAACTTTACTACATGAGAAATCGTAGCGGAAAAAGTGCACGTCTTAAAGAAATTAACAGATAA
- the rpsP gene encoding 30S ribosomal protein S16, translating into MVKIRLKRMGSKFNAFYKVVAADSRAPRDGKFIEALGHYNPHTKELVLNEEATSKWLANGAQPTVTVSNLFRAKKLTEKLMPGK; encoded by the coding sequence ATGGTTAAAATTAGACTAAAACGTATGGGAAGCAAATTTAATGCTTTTTATAAAGTTGTTGCTGCTGACTCTAGAGCTCCACGTGATGGAAAATTCATCGAAGCTTTAGGACACTACAACCCACATACAAAAGAATTAGTTTTAAATGAAGAAGCTACATCAAAATGATTAGCAAATGGTGCTCAACCAACTGTTACAGTTTCAAACTTATTTAGAGCTAAGAAACTTACTGAAAAATTAATGCCTGGTAAATAA
- a CDS encoding IS30 family transposase, which produces MIIANIKNSLEKVVCIKTKRKHLPNNHYLIKNSDEEIRLLHSKVLKTRLLKENQMSILHFNECLRLIGQNKTISQVSNIVRFQPKTIKKLLKISATNQGDFVKKFKKVCRNCDNYINYVNYIDFNLLAEHLIFYRSRRTRLHSKTIQNKWKDFIRFWNEEVDYFRKNRFSKDFTKRAIKVSAKALVNKFKKHYPNSPCPTTSTVYKCLKSNEFSLSIDILQFLSVGKYRKRTVKTQKSSLKNAIPIHQRPEEANNRTMEGHYELDTVIGKREDKYCLVTVLDRKSRRLYSVRSLKTSLAVKKSLIKIIENNALKIKTLTIDNGSENVLLHEVINQNNLYKCDAYCSYQKGSIENIHRHIRRYIAKGISMDKFSDEQIQIMINRINKYLLLISK; this is translated from the coding sequence ATGATTATAGCAAATATTAAAAATTCTCTTGAAAAAGTTGTGTGTATAAAAACTAAACGAAAACATCTTCCTAACAATCATTATTTGATAAAGAATTCTGATGAAGAAATTAGGTTATTACATTCGAAAGTCTTAAAAACAAGACTATTGAAAGAGAATCAAATGAGTATTCTTCATTTTAATGAATGTTTAAGGTTAATAGGGCAAAATAAAACCATTTCTCAAGTTTCAAACATTGTAAGATTTCAACCAAAAACTATTAAAAAACTATTAAAAATTTCTGCAACAAATCAAGGTGATTTTGTTAAGAAATTTAAGAAAGTTTGTCGCAATTGCGACAATTATATTAACTATGTTAACTATATAGATTTTAATTTGTTAGCTGAACATTTGATATTTTATAGGTCAAGAAGAACTAGACTTCACTCAAAAACTATTCAAAACAAATGAAAAGATTTTATTAGATTTTGAAATGAAGAAGTTGACTATTTTAGAAAAAATCGATTTAGTAAGGATTTTACAAAAAGAGCCATAAAAGTTTCTGCTAAAGCACTTGTTAATAAATTTAAAAAACATTACCCTAATAGTCCTTGTCCTACGACAAGCACTGTATATAAGTGCTTAAAGTCAAATGAGTTTTCATTATCTATAGATATTTTACAATTTCTTTCGGTAGGAAAATACCGAAAGAGAACTGTTAAAACTCAAAAAAGTTCTCTTAAAAATGCAATTCCAATTCATCAAAGACCTGAGGAAGCTAACAATAGAACTATGGAAGGTCATTATGAACTTGATACAGTTATTGGTAAACGTGAGGACAAGTATTGTTTAGTTACTGTTTTAGATAGAAAATCTAGAAGACTCTATTCAGTTAGGTCACTAAAAACTTCATTAGCAGTTAAAAAATCATTGATTAAAATTATTGAAAATAACGCATTAAAAATCAAAACTTTAACAATTGACAACGGCTCCGAGAACGTGTTGTTGCACGAAGTTATTAATCAAAACAATTTATACAAATGTGACGCGTACTGCTCATATCAAAAAGGTTCTATCGAGAACATTCATAGACATATCAGAAGATATATTGCTAAAGGTATTTCAATGGACAAATTTTCTGATGAACAAATTCAAATAATGATCAATAGAATTAACAAATATTTATTACTTATCTCAAAATAA
- a CDS encoding MAG3090 family protein translates to MKRLQCLYRPEQNQEYPWMLKHPKVNAALALFKTRQEATEWYFSLKEECVYWFQNDRGIWAGQIISGIESDGVFEHEIVVDNFDGGSTMESVGKENHISLSTWRRNEKDAEQRLRNITDFKLISDPKTYFPAEDIKRPARKSRKDVEIEELRKRIELLLIQLANSSKDYSKEIESLKEELNNSSFDKTELLERIIELQKRADEEEKAKQVVVEEKVVEKEKSYLTTFICACELSIEDRMKVLVIYKDKLNKIRQNLQNKVGSTADVNEIKNNIEKVNQIYSKLLKEDKNLTENQRTVVSLLLEQVKNSAIELVKSFEINADAKDTPASATYYYDDELGFNNKVAHGTSYVLFNMHHVAFTTKDKYTYSVPALTKISRNNVAIELLKETVKEIVTEKVPTSSVSHDNCEKPSKLLRLFAVLSSVLLFILIFVLIFLVIYYVQM, encoded by the coding sequence ATGAAACGTTTACAATGTTTATATAGACCAGAGCAAAATCAAGAATATCCTTGAATGCTAAAACACCCAAAAGTTAATGCAGCACTAGCTTTATTTAAAACTCGTCAAGAAGCTACTGAATGATACTTCTCACTTAAAGAAGAATGTGTTTACTGATTCCAAAATGATCGTGGAATTTGAGCTGGACAAATTATTTCAGGAATTGAATCTGATGGAGTATTTGAACACGAAATTGTTGTAGATAACTTTGATGGTGGTTCAACAATGGAAAGTGTTGGAAAAGAAAATCACATTAGTCTTTCAACATGAAGAAGAAATGAAAAAGATGCTGAACAACGTTTAAGAAACATTACTGACTTCAAATTAATTAGTGACCCAAAAACATACTTCCCAGCAGAAGATATTAAAAGACCAGCACGTAAAAGCAGAAAAGATGTAGAAATTGAAGAATTAAGAAAAAGAATTGAACTTTTATTAATTCAACTAGCAAATTCTTCTAAAGATTACTCAAAAGAAATTGAATCATTAAAAGAAGAGTTAAACAACTCATCTTTTGATAAAACTGAATTGCTTGAACGTATTATTGAATTACAAAAACGTGCCGATGAAGAAGAAAAAGCAAAACAAGTTGTTGTTGAAGAAAAAGTTGTTGAAAAAGAAAAATCATATTTAACAACATTTATTTGTGCTTGTGAATTATCAATTGAAGACAGAATGAAAGTTTTAGTAATCTATAAAGATAAATTAAACAAGATTAGACAAAACTTACAAAACAAAGTTGGATCAACTGCTGATGTTAACGAAATCAAAAATAACATCGAAAAAGTAAATCAAATTTACTCAAAATTACTTAAAGAAGATAAGAACTTAACTGAAAATCAAAGAACAGTAGTGTCACTTCTATTAGAACAAGTAAAAAATTCAGCTATTGAATTAGTAAAATCATTCGAAATTAACGCAGATGCTAAAGATACTCCAGCATCAGCAACATACTATTATGACGATGAATTAGGATTTAATAATAAGGTTGCTCACGGAACATCTTATGTGTTATTCAACATGCACCATGTTGCGTTCACAACAAAAGATAAATATACTTACTCAGTACCTGCTTTAACAAAAATTTCTAGAAACAATGTTGCAATCGAGTTGTTAAAAGAAACAGTTAAAGAAATTGTTACTGAAAAAGTTCCAACAAGTTCAGTCTCACACGATAATTGTGAAAAACCTTCTAAATTATTAAGATTATTTGCTGTATTATCATCAGTTTTACTTTTTATTCTAATATTCGTATTAATTTTCTTGGTTATTTACTATGTCCAAATGTAA
- a CDS encoding UU173 family protein, translating to MNKEIIKIGFNHFRLYNSGLKNLSWFNNFEEKSIELYKEIWDKGADSEDLLNFITSDEEGDEDYSNELHENLNFDDDDTDQIEIKIENKNFEKYVNEALEFYLTKNNVTDKNQIGFVSSKLPIKDKIKQTIDFLNDPKIKVISKPVLGYVEDKINKEFLINSSVFAYDKDQKKIIYLKYSSCPTQEYYLKGIFDYSIYKKLNIDVEEFSIICIDGIKGGNRFIIKNKINFIETRGVWQGKNKPSLNNGDLNKFNIKINGLLYEKASLFGANFDLPLSYWVKRNLFPNVSVLKINGDLESGYSIKYENIINNATNIIDEPFNTIVNNIIESSKYVGDYKLIANYLTNELLNISLDELKNKIETERLENLNFYNKINTLKWLKKEEINSLCLILMGKLHHQNGFKLYGIKNKFNLFAVKKIDDRFAKLPYIVCTEALNIIKKIHIKDSVTVWYDYEGFSSVFPIINGMGPNRQIINQVSIIKTSNGKKIWNTNLVIDTKKIKLIDLIELIENIYDINASAYVVFNKTYENYRNSEISDLVYQAIKKVEKYEQLCESEDPRRHEFYEVNNLKDDIEFVEEFIKKGYVDEQNNPDHYKFDKLIQHINNNTVDLADAFKYYSLQNEAIQKTKYYKFTVKDKLIHKDKLSKSYNFEDMKEKIWLLGKDEDKTTDFEPCYAKLAFTFLNDLKNKYSIKKIENFITSNDLKLKTRIKPYKNLEIKNGTMAMAEAIKRHAGITGEFSWEKITESLKEYCENDVIAMIMVYEFIMEIFRKITNNIDDFEYKLNINDVKKDSKYVIDDNLNIDFLVN from the coding sequence ATGAATAAAGAAATTATAAAAATAGGATTTAATCACTTTAGACTTTATAATAGCGGATTAAAAAACCTTTCATGGTTTAATAATTTTGAGGAAAAATCAATTGAATTATATAAAGAAATATGAGATAAAGGTGCTGATTCAGAAGATTTACTAAATTTTATTACTAGTGATGAAGAAGGTGATGAAGATTATAGTAATGAACTTCATGAAAATCTAAATTTTGATGATGACGACACTGATCAAATTGAAATTAAAATTGAGAACAAAAATTTTGAGAAATATGTTAATGAAGCTCTTGAATTCTACTTAACAAAAAATAATGTAACTGATAAAAATCAAATAGGTTTTGTATCGTCAAAATTACCAATAAAAGATAAAATAAAACAAACTATAGATTTTTTAAATGACCCTAAAATAAAAGTTATTTCAAAACCGGTATTAGGATATGTTGAAGATAAAATAAATAAAGAATTCTTGATTAATAGTTCAGTTTTTGCTTATGATAAAGATCAAAAGAAAATTATTTATTTAAAATATTCATCGTGTCCTACTCAAGAGTATTATCTTAAGGGTATATTCGACTATTCCATATACAAGAAATTAAACATCGATGTTGAAGAATTTTCAATAATTTGCATTGACGGAATTAAAGGCGGGAATCGTTTTATTATAAAAAATAAAATTAATTTCATTGAAACAAGAGGAGTATGACAAGGCAAAAATAAACCAAGCTTAAATAATGGTGATTTAAATAAATTCAATATAAAAATAAATGGTTTATTATATGAAAAAGCTTCTCTTTTTGGTGCAAATTTTGACTTACCTTTATCTTACTGAGTTAAGAGAAATTTATTTCCTAATGTGTCTGTATTAAAAATTAATGGAGATTTAGAGTCTGGATACAGTATCAAATATGAAAACATAATAAATAATGCAACTAACATTATTGATGAACCCTTTAACACTATTGTTAATAATATTATCGAAAGTAGTAAATATGTAGGTGATTATAAGTTAATTGCAAATTATTTAACCAATGAGTTGTTAAATATCAGCTTAGATGAATTGAAAAATAAAATAGAAACTGAGCGACTTGAAAACTTAAATTTTTATAACAAAATTAATACATTAAAATGATTAAAGAAAGAGGAAATAAACTCATTATGTTTAATATTGATGGGAAAGTTACACCATCAAAACGGTTTTAAATTATATGGTATAAAAAACAAATTCAACCTATTTGCAGTTAAAAAAATTGATGATAGATTTGCAAAATTACCATACATAGTATGTACAGAAGCATTAAATATCATTAAAAAAATTCATATAAAAGACAGCGTTACTGTTTGATATGATTATGAAGGTTTTAGCTCAGTTTTCCCAATAATTAATGGTATGGGACCAAATAGACAAATTATTAATCAAGTTTCAATTATCAAAACATCTAATGGTAAAAAAATTTGAAACACAAATTTAGTTATTGACACTAAAAAAATCAAACTAATTGATTTAATTGAATTAATAGAAAATATATATGATATCAACGCATCTGCTTATGTTGTATTTAATAAAACTTATGAAAATTATAGAAATTCAGAAATTTCAGATTTGGTTTATCAAGCTATAAAAAAGGTTGAAAAGTATGAGCAGTTATGTGAAAGCGAAGATCCAAGAAGACATGAATTTTATGAAGTAAATAACCTAAAGGATGATATTGAATTTGTTGAAGAATTTATCAAAAAAGGTTATGTCGATGAACAAAACAATCCAGACCATTATAAATTTGATAAATTGATACAACACATAAATAACAATACAGTGGATCTAGCGGATGCATTTAAATATTATTCTTTACAAAATGAAGCGATACAAAAAACAAAATACTACAAATTTACAGTTAAAGATAAACTTATTCATAAAGATAAACTTAGTAAATCTTATAACTTTGAAGATATGAAAGAAAAAATATGACTTCTAGGAAAAGACGAAGATAAAACAACAGATTTTGAACCTTGTTATGCAAAATTGGCCTTTACTTTTTTAAATGACCTTAAAAATAAATATTCAATAAAGAAAATTGAAAATTTTATAACTTCAAACGACTTAAAACTAAAAACTAGAATAAAACCGTACAAGAATTTAGAAATAAAAAATGGTACGATGGCTATGGCTGAAGCAATAAAAAGACATGCAGGTATAACTGGTGAGTTCTCATGAGAAAAAATAACAGAAAGCTTAAAAGAGTATTGTGAGAATGATGTGATTGCGATGATAATGGTTTATGAATTTATAATGGAAATATTTAGAAAAATAACAAATAACATTGATGACTTTGAGTATAAACTTAATATTAATGATGTTAAAAAGGATTCTAAATATGTGATTGATGATAATTTAAACATTGATTTTTTAGTCAATTAA
- the trmD gene encoding tRNA (guanosine(37)-N1)-methyltransferase TrmD translates to MKINFLTLFPNYFTPFTDESIINKAIQKGLININIVDFRDFSRNKHHKVDDEIYGGGHGLLLQIEPIDLALRSLENNGGYKILVSPQGKKFTQEMANNLAKEEQITFISGRYEGFDERVVSLVDEEISIGDYVLTGGELPSMVMADSIIRLVPGVIREESHIYDSFQNDGLLDYPQYTRPRVYNGMEVPEVLLNGNHKEIQDWKEKARYEKTLKNRPDIIERMKNHAK, encoded by the coding sequence ATGAAAATTAATTTTTTGACTTTATTTCCAAATTATTTTACTCCATTCACTGATGAGAGTATTATTAATAAAGCGATTCAAAAAGGATTAATTAATATTAATATAGTTGATTTTAGGGATTTTAGTCGTAATAAACATCATAAAGTCGATGATGAAATTTATGGCGGAGGGCATGGTTTACTTTTACAAATTGAACCTATAGATTTAGCTCTAAGATCGTTAGAAAACAATGGTGGATACAAAATTCTTGTTTCTCCACAAGGAAAAAAGTTTACCCAAGAAATGGCAAATAATCTTGCTAAAGAAGAACAAATAACCTTTATTTCAGGAAGATATGAAGGTTTTGATGAAAGAGTTGTTAGTCTGGTTGATGAGGAAATATCAATTGGAGATTATGTCTTGACCGGTGGTGAATTACCTTCGATGGTTATGGCTGATTCAATCATTAGGTTAGTACCCGGAGTTATTCGAGAAGAATCTCACATTTATGACTCATTTCAAAATGATGGTCTACTAGATTATCCACAATACACCCGGCCAAGAGTTTACAATGGAATGGAAGTTCCAGAAGTACTTTTGAATGGAAATCATAAAGAAATTCAAGATTGAAAAGAAAAAGCAAGATATGAAAAAACATTAAAAAATCGCCCTGATATCATAGAAAGGATGAAAAATCATGCAAAATAG